Within the Cytophagia bacterium CHB2 genome, the region CGACAAGTATGAAGCCTCGTTTGACGAGATCAAAGTCTTTGGCGACCAGAAACCCAAGGATTTCGGTTTTAAGCCGCCGGTGGAACCCGGTGAAAATTCCAAGTAAAAAAAAACAACCAACGTATCATTTTCACCTTCAAATCTGAGGAGATTTTTTCAATGAAGCTGTTTTTTCGACTGATGCGAGCGGGGTTGTTGAGCATGGCCATGCTGACCTTGATCATGTGCAGCAAAAGTGAACAGCCGCAAGCCGAGCCTGCGGCAGAGCAACCGGCGGCAGAAGCGCCTGCGGAAGAAAGCAATCGCGGCACGGCAAGCGCCACTTTTGGCGCGATGGCGGTGAGCATCGATTACGGGCGGCCGCAATTGCAAGGCCGCGACATGCTGGCGCAGGCCACTGACGGCATGGTGTGGCGCATGGGTATGAACGAAGCCACCGAAATCAAAACGGATGCCAATCTGCACTTTGGCGAAACCGTGATTCCTGCCGGCAGCTATTCGTTGTGGATGAAAAAAGTGGCGGGCGACAACTGGGAGCTCATTTTCAACAAGAAAACCGGCATCTGGGGACATGAGTATCCGGCAGCCGATGACCTGGCAGCGGTTCCTCTGACCATGTCGACGACTCCGGAATCTGTAGAGACGTTCACGGTTGAACTTGCGGCGAACAGTGAAACCGAAGGCACGTTGACCGCAAAATGGGGCACGAGTGTGCTGTCGGCAAATTTCGAAGTGAGCGCCGCCGCAGAAAATTAAGTCGCTGGCGAGCCGTTGCCGCGCCGCTCTTGTTCAAGAAGCCTGAGCGCAAATAAAAATCCCGCCGAGAAAATGAAACACTTTCTCGGCGGGATTTTTTTATTCTCACAAATTGCCGCAGGCACAACTCATTCCCACGGCTTGGTAAAGCGCGTCATGGTGTGAAAGTCTGTGAAGCGCGAGCTGATTTCCGATTGCTCAAGATGGCGAATGCGCCCCAGGCTGAAATCTTCCACCACAAAACTGGCGAACGTGCTGCCGTAAATGACGGCCTGCCGCAGCGTTTCATCGCTGATTTTTCCGGCGTGCGCCAAATATCCCATAAACCCGCCGGCAAAGGTATCGCCCGCGCCCGTCGGATCAAACACATTTTCGAGCGGAAACGCCGGCGCCCAAAAATATTTTCCGCCGGAAATCATGAGCGCGCCGTGTTCGCCTTTTTTGATGATGATGATCTTCGGCCCCATGTTGTGAATCTGGCGCGCGGCTTTGACGAGATTCGCTTCCGAGGCAAGCTGGCGCGCCTCCGAATCATTGACCAGCAGCACGTCGACGCGTTTTAACACTTCCCCGAGTTGTTGCGGCGTGCGTTCGATCCAATAGTTCATGGTGTCAAGCGAAACCAGCTTGGGAGTCGTCGCCATTTGATTCAACACTTCGAGCTGAAGTTCCGGCCCAATGTTGCCGAGAAAGACGAACGGGGTATCGCGATATTTGGGCGGCAACGCCGGCTGAAACGACTCGAATACGTTCAAGTGCGTGAACAAGGTATCTCGCATGTTCAGATCGAGATGATAGCGGCCGCCCCAACTGAAGCTTTTGCCGGGTTTGATTTCCAGGCCGTCAAGGTCAATGCCGCGTTGCCGGAAGAATGCAATTTCGGCTTGCGGAAAATCTTCGCCGACCACGCCGACCATGCGCACACCGGTAAAATAACTCGCCGCCACGCCGCAATAAATTGCCGTGCCGCCGATGACATCCGTGGCTTTGCCGAATGGCGTCTCCACCGTATCCAGCCCAAGCGATCCCACGACCAGAAGACTCATGCTCAATACCCTTTCGAAATGCGATCACAATTCAATCCCTGAACAACAAAATCCCACCCGCCAGGCCTGGGGGGTGGGAAATCGCGGCAAAAAGATTGTCGATTTTTTAAACACTACATGCGCTCGGGCGCACTCACGTTCAACAGGCGCAGCGCATTTGCCAGTACTGTACGCACACCTTCGACCAATTGCAGGCGGGCTTGCGTCAGTGCGGCGTCGTTTCCAACCACGCGATGTTTCTGATAAAAATGATGAAACGCCGAAGCGGTTTCCTGCAAGAAGTTTGTGACGCGATGCGGTTCCAAAAACTTTGCCGCTTTCGACACCACTTCCGGAAATTCCGCCAGCTTTTTCATGACCCCGATTTCTTCCGCTTTTCTCAACAGGCTTAAATCAGCGCCAGCTCCGCTCACGTGTGCCTGCTCAGCGGCGTAATGAAGAATATTGCACACGCGTGCATGCGCATATTGCACGTAGTACACGGGATTCTCGTCCGTTTGTTTCTTGGCGAGATCGAGATCGAAATCCATGGGCGTGTCAAGCGTGCGCATCAAAAAGAAATAGCGCGCGGCATCGACGCCGACTTCTTCGAGCAACTCGCGCATCTCGATGATTTTCCCCCGGCGTTTCGACATTTTGACCGTTTCACCGCCGCTCAGCAGATTCACTTGTTGAATGATCAAGACTTCGAGGCTGCCCGAGGGATAACCGAGCGCCGTCATGGCGGCTTTCATGCGCGCCACATGGCCGTGATGATCCGGCCCCCACAAATCATAAAGCTGCGTAAAACCGCGCCGGAACTTATCCATATGATAGGCGATGTCGCCCAGAAAGTAAGTCGGTTCGCCGTCTTTTTTGACCAGCACGCGATCCTGCTCATCGCCGAAGCGCGCCGAACGAAACCACACGGCGCCGTCTTTTTCGTAGCTGCCGCCTTTTTCTTGCAGCAATTGCAGGACGTCGTCTTCCCGCCGGCTGTCCAGCAAACTTTGTTCGCTGAACCAGACATCATATTGCACGCGAAACTCGGCCAACGTTTGGCGCTGCGCGGCAATCATACGTTCGAGTCCGATGCGGGTAAATTCGCGGCTGCGTTCGTCTAGTGACATAGACACAAAGCGATCGCCGAATTCTTTATACAACGCCACGGCAAGATCTTTGACATACTCGCCGTGATAGCCGTCTTCCGGAAACGGCTCTGCGATCCGGAACAAATCCATATAGCGTGAGCTGATCGAATAGCCCAGCGCTTTCACGCGCTGGCCGGCGTCATTGATGTAATACTCGCGCGTGACTTGCGCGCCGGCAGCTTGCAATAAATTCGCCAGCACGTCGCCGATGGAGGCGGCGCGCGCATTCACGACGTTCAGCGGCCCGGTAGGGTTGGCGCTCACGAATTCGATGTTAATTTTTTGATTGTGCGCCCAATTGCTTGTGCCGAAGGTGTCGCGTTTTTTCAAAATTTCGGCGAGCGTGTTTTGCCAATATCGCGGGGTCAGGCGAAAATTGATGAATCCCGGGCCGTCGATGGTGATCGTGTCGATCACCGCGTCATCATATTGCAACGCCGCGGTCAATTCTTGCGCCAGGATTTTGGGCGATTTTTTCAGCGCCTTGGCCAAATTCATCGCGATCGGTGTGGCAAAATCGCCAAAGCCTTCTTGCCGGGGGCGGTTGATGACGATGGCTTCGGCGTGATCGCGCGGTTCGCCGGCGCCGGCAGGCCAGCCAAGGGTTTGCAGGGCGCGTGCGATGATTTCTTGAAGATATTTTTCTGCGTCGATTATCATATAAGATCACTGGTTGCTTGTTGTCTTGACAGGCTTTTATTCATCTCGAAACTCTTCGACGTCGGCGTCGCCCCACAGGCGTTCAAGGCCGTAAAACTCGCGCACCTCGGGTTGAAAAACATGCACGACGACGTCGATATAATCGATCAAAACCCAGCGCAGATTCTCGCGGCCTTCAATATGCCAGGGTTTGACCTGCCGCAGGGCCAGTTGTTCGACGATGTGATCGGCAATCGCCTGCACGTGGGTATCGGTGTTGCCGGTGCAGATCAAAAAAAAGTCGGTAATGCTGGTGAGCTTGCGCAAATCGAAGAGCTTGATCTCTCCGCCTTTCTTTTCCAGCGCGCACTGCGCTGCTTGCACGGCAAGCTCATGCGACGCCAGGACGTCGCGCGTGCTGCGCCCGTTTTCGCGTTCGTGCGCGCCGGGCGATTTGACTTTTTCAGGGATAGTGAACCTCCTTAGCAATCATGCAACTCTTCTGCGCTGCGCGCCAGCCGCAGCATGTGTTGCAACTCCGCCAGAACCAGCGCCGGTGTCAGCTCGCGCATGCAGCGAAAATGGCCGGCCGGGCACGCGTCATAACCAAGATGACTGCACGGACGGCAGGCCAGCGTTTGGTTTTCCAGCACGCGCGAGTGGGCGCGCTGCGGAAAAAATCCCAGCTCGCGCGTCGTCGAGCCTGCCAGCATGAGCACCGGCGTTTTAACCGCCTCGGCAATGTGCATCAAACCGGAATCGTTCGCCACCAACAAGCGGCTGCGCTTGATGAACACCGCTGAGGCCAGCAAGGAACAACAGCCGGTGAGATCGATCACCTTGCCGCCGGCAACGGCGTTGGTGATGGCGCGACCGGCCTCAGCATCTTGCGGCCCGCCCAAAATCACGAGGGCAAAATCAGAATAGTGTTTCGCAAGTTGTACCGCCAACTCTGCAAAATATTCCGCCGGCCAGCGTTTGGTGAAATAACCTGCGCCGGGCGCCACGGCGAGCAGCGCTTGCCCACGAGAAATTCCATGCTGCTGCGCGGCGCGTTCGGCTTCTTGTTCATGTTCCTGCGCCCAAAACAACTCCGTGCCGGCGCCATCATCGGCCACATTCAATTCCGCGGCCGCGGCCAGATAGCGTTGATAGATCGGCATGGCCTGCCGCATCGTGTTCAGCTTGAGCTTGACGTAAAGCCCGCGCCGCCATACATGTTTTTGATAGCGCAATACACGCCGGGCCCGGCAGGCATGAACCAAAAAGCGCGACCGAAAATTCTTGTGTAGATCGATGGCAATGTCATAGCGCGCGTTGCGCAGGGTTTGGCCCAAATGCCACAACCCAGTCAGTCCCGCTGCCGGTTCGATCACATGCACGGTGTCGATGTTCGGGTTATGTTCCAGCAACGGCGCAAAATCAGCCTTCACCACGAAATCGATGGCGGCGCGCGGGAAGCGCCGGCGCAAGACGCGCATCAACGGCGAAGTCAGCACGATATCGCCAATCGAACTCAAGCGCAAAATCAAAATTTTGCCGGGGTCTTTCACGGCTTTATGCCGATTTCGCATTGCCGCAACACGCAAGTTCCGGAGTGAGCCCCGGCCAAGCCGTGACGGCCTTCTCCCCAAAATACCTGAGGCGACGGCCAAGCCGTCGCCGAGCATGCGTCACCCGGGAATTCATGCTATGCCTTTTTGTTTGCGAAACCATGCAATCGTGCGCGTTAAACCGTCTTCAAATTCCACCTGTGGCTGCCAGCCGAGCAACT harbors:
- a CDS encoding DUF2911 domain-containing protein; this translates as MKLFFRLMRAGLLSMAMLTLIMCSKSEQPQAEPAAEQPAAEAPAEESNRGTASATFGAMAVSIDYGRPQLQGRDMLAQATDGMVWRMGMNEATEIKTDANLHFGETVIPAGSYSLWMKKVAGDNWELIFNKKTGIWGHEYPAADDLAAVPLTMSTTPESVETFTVELAANSETEGTLTAKWGTSVLSANFEVSAAAEN
- a CDS encoding sugar kinase, with the protein product MSLLVVGSLGLDTVETPFGKATDVIGGTAIYCGVAASYFTGVRMVGVVGEDFPQAEIAFFRQRGIDLDGLEIKPGKSFSWGGRYHLDLNMRDTLFTHLNVFESFQPALPPKYRDTPFVFLGNIGPELQLEVLNQMATTPKLVSLDTMNYWIERTPQQLGEVLKRVDVLLVNDSEARQLASEANLVKAARQIHNMGPKIIIIKKGEHGALMISGGKYFWAPAFPLENVFDPTGAGDTFAGGFMGYLAHAGKISDETLRQAVIYGSTFASFVVEDFSLGRIRHLEQSEISSRFTDFHTMTRFTKPWE
- a CDS encoding arginine--tRNA ligase, whose protein sequence is MIIDAEKYLQEIIARALQTLGWPAGAGEPRDHAEAIVINRPRQEGFGDFATPIAMNLAKALKKSPKILAQELTAALQYDDAVIDTITIDGPGFINFRLTPRYWQNTLAEILKKRDTFGTSNWAHNQKINIEFVSANPTGPLNVVNARAASIGDVLANLLQAAGAQVTREYYINDAGQRVKALGYSISSRYMDLFRIAEPFPEDGYHGEYVKDLAVALYKEFGDRFVSMSLDERSREFTRIGLERMIAAQRQTLAEFRVQYDVWFSEQSLLDSRREDDVLQLLQEKGGSYEKDGAVWFRSARFGDEQDRVLVKKDGEPTYFLGDIAYHMDKFRRGFTQLYDLWGPDHHGHVARMKAAMTALGYPSGSLEVLIIQQVNLLSGGETVKMSKRRGKIIEMRELLEEVGVDAARYFFLMRTLDTPMDFDLDLAKKQTDENPVYYVQYAHARVCNILHYAAEQAHVSGAGADLSLLRKAEEIGVMKKLAEFPEVVSKAAKFLEPHRVTNFLQETASAFHHFYQKHRVVGNDAALTQARLQLVEGVRTVLANALRLLNVSAPERM
- the rsfS gene encoding ribosome silencing factor, producing the protein MASHELAVQAAQCALEKKGGEIKLFDLRKLTSITDFFLICTGNTDTHVQAIADHIVEQLALRQVKPWHIEGRENLRWVLIDYIDVVVHVFQPEVREFYGLERLWGDADVEEFRDE
- the waaF gene encoding lipopolysaccharide heptosyltransferase II, with translation MLGDGLAVASGILGRRPSRLGRGSLRNLRVAAMRNRHKAVKDPGKILILRLSSIGDIVLTSPLMRVLRRRFPRAAIDFVVKADFAPLLEHNPNIDTVHVIEPAAGLTGLWHLGQTLRNARYDIAIDLHKNFRSRFLVHACRARRVLRYQKHVWRRGLYVKLKLNTMRQAMPIYQRYLAAAAELNVADDGAGTELFWAQEHEQEAERAAQQHGISRGQALLAVAPGAGYFTKRWPAEYFAELAVQLAKHYSDFALVILGGPQDAEAGRAITNAVAGGKVIDLTGCCSLLASAVFIKRSRLLVANDSGLMHIAEAVKTPVLMLAGSTTRELGFFPQRAHSRVLENQTLACRPCSHLGYDACPAGHFRCMRELTPALVLAELQHMLRLARSAEELHDC